A section of the Desulfatiglans anilini DSM 4660 genome encodes:
- a CDS encoding Hsp20/alpha crystallin family protein, whose protein sequence is MAIIRWRYPSEMPAIGELSRLQEEMNTLFDRFFGKGSAVSAAGVYPPINMTQDGDHIYLKAELPGMAPGDIDVTIEDDNLILKGNRKTDVAEPDVSYHRRERGAGSFSRTIALPVRVVADKAAAETRNGVLKLVLPKAEEVKPKKIEIKLS, encoded by the coding sequence ATGGCGATCATCAGATGGCGTTATCCCTCGGAGATGCCCGCTATCGGGGAGCTGAGCCGGTTGCAGGAAGAGATGAACACGTTGTTTGACCGCTTTTTCGGAAAGGGCTCCGCCGTTTCGGCAGCAGGCGTCTACCCCCCGATCAACATGACCCAGGACGGCGACCATATCTATCTGAAGGCTGAGCTGCCCGGAATGGCTCCCGGCGACATCGATGTGACCATCGAGGACGACAACCTGATCCTCAAGGGCAATCGCAAGACCGATGTGGCCGAGCCGGATGTGAGCTATCACCGGCGGGAGAGAGGGGCAGGATCCTTTAGCCGCACCATCGCTTTGCCGGTCCGGGTCGTTGCGGACAAGGCCGCGGCCGAAACGCGCAACGGAGTGTTGAAGCTGGTTTTGCCGAAGGCGGAAGAGGTCAAACCCAAGAAGATTGAAATCAAGCTTTCCTGA